The sequence GGCTgagtctaaatacaaaacactccctctctAATTTCGTGTCAAGGTGTGGACCCCCAcggtttgtttttatttataatggccaaaggcctaaattACTATGCAGCCTAGGAATTGGAAATCCTTAATCCTTGGCTGAGTCTAAATACAAAATACTCCCTCTCTAAAATTTGTGTAAAGGTGTGGACCctaaaataaaacataagaagattctatccaaaaaaatattctaaaatcacttaaattggaccagtggttcaatcggttcaatttaaaacactaaaacatgaaaataaactaaatatagggctaatcctgtatgcaactTATGTACCCCAACTATAGGCCCATAAAAGTTgcttattacatagaaaacccatgggaccaaatgcccaacatgtctataacccaaccctagacttatttctagggaaagaagcccaatttggtgataaatctgcatcaattcGAGgttgagtttttctcaacaccggggGAATAGATGCAGATGCACTACTTTGGATCAACCCAAATccagttgggtatccagatgAAGATGAACTGGGTCCCAACCTGGTTCTAGTTCAGTATgatatttaggatttattttatttgggaaagatatgtaatcttttattttcgATAGCTATTAGACATGTAGGGAAATCTCCAACTCgagttttatttggtttttatttttagtttaagtcttaggaagtaattaggaaTGTGTAACCAACGATTGAAGCAGATTGACTATGGAATAATTGAGTTATGGTTTGAATCCAATGTGGCTATGCCTGCGCACTCTTCTCCCTCCCCTCCTCCTTCTTATGCGATTTCCTctcctcccctgcaactctgagacCCCTCTCAGATTCCTTCCCATTCcctaccggccctccaccaagaAGTGAATGACTGGATTTGAATCTCAGTGGTGGGAAGGACCTctttaatgtaagactagaatcTGAATAgatctaatcccaggcaggataaaaaagaaaatctccaaagaacaaaacaaaaatcatatgagggaaccaatagaacaatgggaagtaaaaataagggaactaagagaacaatgggaagtaaAAATAAAGTGTTGGAgagtatgggccagaataccgtgggggtattctggactttctACCTTTGTTTAGTTATTACTTTCATTATGTAAAGTCTGCTCTCTATGAGAGTCGGCTACTTTAGGGGCAGTTCCGTCATCTTTGTAATTTTCTACCTGTCAATGAAAGTGGCCAATCTATTCTTTAATTCTCTCATTCTCGGtcctgctaacatggtatcagagcctcctaatctgatctagggttacaagaaagaaagaaaaaaaaacctttattttctatcatcttctctctcctttctctctctctcttgacttctacttcttctgttttttttttcctcaaccTTTTaagagggcagcactaatgaggtgaaccaaggatttagttgctgccctccaacCTACCCTTTTTTCGTACTAATTTCAGATCGATATCTGCTGGAACCATCTCTGTGATTTGAAGTTCTCCAGTTTCTTTGAAGATCAGACCTCTCTCCCTATCGTAGACTGATCTTCCATTGTTGGAGCTTCCTCTACAACCATTCCCAGCATCTATCTACCTTCTACAGCCTTctaaagacccctaaccccaatcgatctctcttttcagggttttataaaaccctgacacatatcgatttttgggttagggctgctTGCTGCTACTGTAATTTTTTTGGAGGAGTTACTACCATCAAGAGAGACACTCGACTTCATCAATTAATGGTTTGAAGTTCTTTTTCCTGCGGTAGCTGCTGCCCCTCTTCACCTGCGTTTTTTGGAGTCCCTATtcccttgaagatcaagtctcttTTTTGCACTGGAGATTGGTTGTTCTTATTGGAGATTCATTCCAGCAGCCGTGGACAGCATCTATCAGAGGTTTTCACTCTCTTGGATCGATTTCTCCAAATATCGaactatttttttctggttcttctttgACTGGCTGCATCGATCACTTGCTGGTTTATGGTTTATGATCTCCCTGGTTCTTCGGGTTGCTGCTTTCTACTCAATCTACTGATAGATGGTATCTGCCGTAATCTATTTGCTGTTGGTATATGTCCTTGTCCATGAATCTATCGTGAGTAGCTGTTTCTGTTGTTCCACAATCATCGCTTGGTatcgtgaggaagaagaaatattCTTCCCTGTTCTCGAGCACTGGTTGTTACAGGTTGCAGATCACCGCCTCCGCCTATTCTTTTTCTCGGTTGCAAGGAGGAGAGTTTGGAGTTGTGGCTGGGCTTCGTAAGGCACTACCTATTGCATGAATACGATAACTTCTTTTCATGTTTGCTTTATTATGGGTTTCCATTAATACCCCTCCCTACTCTAATCCGTCCATTATTCATATTTATCATACCTTCCCAGTTTACCCCTTTTGCCTAGTTGGGTTTATAATTAGATCTCAATTTAATtgcaattctgccattcccctatttgactacttAATTGACcctttgaaaattttggtttattACAAGTTTGCCCTTCGGcttggattgtgtttaaaagTGAATTTCAACCAAATTACAGCTATACCATCCTTTTTCTAACTCTGTCCCCTTTCAATATTTCTAATTCCTTTCAAATCCCATActtttggtatttacccataacgaCTTTGGaaatttttggtaaattataatttgccattccttcctttttaagtccataacacctttggaaaattctggaaaattaaaattttaccaTTATCCATTACATCATCTCCGTCATTTGTCCACGTGTattactacacgtgagggggagattgtgtCCAATACCattgcagacattgcagaaaaTGCAgaaacttgcaggaacatttgtgcaaaacattgaagatcagctttttccaccattgccattgggtatctttagttattgggttgaatttgccgtaagggggagattgaagtattgaagagtattgaagatattttggGGATCTTATTTGGCTGccctatttgaggatttacagttgggttgattcagGTCTTTCTGCTACTTGCTGTCCTAGTTATTTATCTTCAACattttatgtcactatgacgatccgagattcatcactggacagttattgaagatcgttgaaagctacCTTTTTTGGAAGATTGTGTTCTGCCTTTATTGAGGTCGGTGGTTCTCTCTATCTTGAAGATCGATCCTTCCCAGGCTTTGCAGAACATTCCTGTCCCGGTTTGTTGATCAAGTCTACCCagtttttgaagatcaattatttcaagttcttgaagatttatcataattatttgggagcttcattcatCCGTCAGTGTGTCAAGCTGAAATTTGCTGCAACTAtgtttcttcctattttgttcaagttgggcattagtgccttatgtgccaacttgagggggagtgttagcatttattttttcttaattagttCAAGCTAGAGCTTCTTTTAGTatatatatactccagcttgagggggagtgttggagaGTATAGgacagaataccatgggggtattttggactttcTACCTTTGTTTAGTTATTACTTTCATTATGTAAAGTCTACTCTCTATGAGAGTCCGCTACTTtaggggtagttctgtcctCTTTGTAaatttccctctattataaatagagggcttacctatcaatgaaagtGGCCCAGCTATTCTCTGATTCTCTAATTCTTGGTCTTGCTAACATTaaggaaacaagagaacaatgtgaagtaaaattaagggaaacaagagaacaatgggaactgaAAATAAGGGAAAACAAGAGAGCAATggaaactcaaatgagggaacaatttccttggttgaagtaacaaataaaataaaaaaccacaaatttgtaacctgttgaagcagcaatgatcttgatgtaataatcttcaagaaattgatgtgacaatcagttgaaagaaatcccagcagcttgtagcactcttgagctTGATTcgaacaaaattagggttggaTTCAATAACcaatggaaggggatgggggaagggaatggcATCACACCCAaactatctcaggattttcacaaaggctaaagccaatatttcattaatcaaattcgtggacaatgctggcctcccttacaaacttttATAGAAGACTAAagaaatagacttagacactaaaatgaaaaggcctaaccttatccttaattaataaggtaacctaaattgactaagaataaagaaattagactcaaaacaggactctaactaaaataaggaagtaaatcccgttttcctactttctacccatattttaggcccattaaattggccaattacaaggtaaacccatgggatcaaagtcccatacatatatgacccaacctaaagcttatttttaataaaataaaccctttaggtgacttatctacatcaattcTCCCTTGCTTGAAAAAAATTTCCTGGAGGAATCAACTGTCTGATGAACATCTATCTTCATCCCATAATAGTATTCAGGTAGCTTGTGGATGTTAGGAATGTAATCTTTAAGGCATAGAACTTTCTCTTTAAAGAACTCTGGTGCCATGACGAACTCTATGTGCTCAACTTCGAAATCAGTAGTTATGTCCATGTGGTCTTCTACAGTTGTTGTGTCTTCAACCTTCTCTGCTTCAAACTCTTCAATGTACGCCTTGACATTTGAAACTTCAAGGACTGGCTTTTCCATGACAACAGAAATTGTTGGACCTTCAACATTAATCTCATAGATGTCAATGTCATCATCCAGGGTGTCTTCACACTCCTCTCCTTCAAGGGCAGCATTAACAGCCCAATCACCTCCAAGCTGTGGTTCACACACTATCATCTCCGGAATGGATTCAATGGTTGTGATTACTGAGTCTGCCTTCCCTCTTTGCGGGCAGAATTTTGCATAGTGACAATCACCTAACTGTGGAGTGAATGTTTTTGCATTACCCTGCTGAGACATTGTATTTGTTTGTTGCTTCATCGCTTTCATCTCTTCAGATAAACCTTGGACTATATCAGCCAGTTGTTGAAGAGTGATTTGGTCACTTGTACTTGGTGTatccatagctctgataccaaataatgtaagactagaacctgaataggtctaatcccaggcaggatcaaaaagaaaatctccaaagaacaagaaagagagtaATGGAAACCAAattcatatgagggaaccaggagaacaatgggaagtaaaaataagggaaacaagGGAACAATGGAAGTTGAAATaagagaaacaagagaacaatgagaagtaaaaataagggaaacaaaAGACCAATGAGAACTGAAAATAAGGgaaaacaagagaacaatggaaactcaaatgagggaacaatttctttggttgaagtaacaaataaaaaaaaaccacaaatttgtaacctatTGAAGCAGCACTGATCTTttgttttggatgaataaagaaatatattatgaagaaaaaagagagggataTATAAGCCCTAGggcaaagaaaaaacaaaaggaaacaagCCTAATGCGGGGCAGGCTGCAAAAGGGAAATAggaagaccccaggatacaacaacgAGCCTGTTTATTGGGGAATCCTTAACAACAGCTTGGGGAAGCGAACCAATTTTAGAGCAagcatcaaagaagatggcattccaaatcttgtcTAGGGAGCGGGAGTTGGAagcccatcttctaaggttatgTTTCATCCAAATATGAGAAATAGAtgcacaaaaggcaagcttgccaacTGAGTCACAAATGGTCTTCCTTCCAAACGCCATATCGTTCCAAATCCATTCACGATGAAGGGGGAGGGGTCTTCTTCTGCCCAACCAGCAAGAACTCAAAACTCGATTCCAGATGGAGGCAACAAAGGGACAACAGATGAACAGGTGGTCTGTATCTTATTGCCCATTCCTGCAAGGGCAACAAAGGGGGGAGACCTGGATGTGGCGGTGGATAAGGAAGGCCTGGCTTGGGAGGCAGTTTGAGAGGGCTCGCCAAGAGATGAAGCTGTGGCGGgagatgtggcctttgaactgGACCAGGGGAAGGAGAGCCTTTGTGTCTAACCATATCCCAAGCAGATTGGGAGCTGAAGCTGCTTGAGGAGGATGGGAGCCAAAGAATCGTGTCCCCTCTAGTAGTACGGGTCCCGGACTAGATGGGAGGAAGGGAGCTCTAGAGGTCTTCTAAAGgggaagaggagggggggggggggcagggacCAGGCACTTTGGAAATGATGGAGGCAACCAAGGAGAGTCTGTCGAGCCCAGAGGAATATATCTTATGGGGGCTCAGAATAGAAGATAGGACACCTAAGGGATACCATTTGTTAAGCCAAAGGGAGGTGGTAAGGCCATCATTGATCTTGCAAGTGATGGCGGCAATGGCGATGTGCCTGACTTGTAAAATTCTGCGCCAAGATGTCCAAATGCTGTCTTTCTTGGTGAGGATCTAGATAAGCTTGAGGGAGCCAGCAAGGTTGacatctttaatttttttgaggCCAAGACCCCCTTTTGATTTGGGGAGCAAAGGGAAGACCAGCTCTTAGGAAGcaacaatgatcttgatgtaataatcttcaagaaatcgatgtgacaatcagttgaaagaaatcccagctGCTTGTAGCAATCTTGAACttgatttgaacaaaattagggtttggattcaataaccaatggaaggggatgggggaagggaatggctatctcagccttggcatctcacccaacctatctcaggattttcacaaaggctaaagccaatgtttcattaatcaaattcgtgtacaatgctggcctcccttgcAAACTTAtaaagaagactcaaaaatagacttagacaataaaaagaaaaggcctacCCCTagccttaactaataaggtaacttaaattgaccaagaataaaaaaattagactcaaaataggactctaactaaactaaggaagtaaatcccgttttcctgctttctacccatattttaggcccattaaattggtcaattacagggtaaacccatgggatcaaagccccaatacatatatgacccaacccgaagcttattttcaataaaataaaccctttaggTGGCTTGTCtacatcacttttttttttccttttacttttggGTGGTACATTGCAGATAATGTGAATAAAATCCCTCTGCTGCTGTCGAATATGATAGATACACGCCATCTTTATATTACTTAAGAAAACAGGTTTGTTGGTTAACTGAGTGAATATTCACATTAACTTAAAGAGAAgtgagttaaaaaaaaactagcaCATCTACGTACCAAAACTCACCCAAAAAGTTGAAAGGAGGATCATAAAAGTATCTAATTTATTGTGATTTGTTTGTGCCAGAGTAACTTATCCTTATTATATATTTGTTGTAGTTCGGGTATTATTGAAGTTGGTTATTGAGCATCCTTATCCTTTTGTACCCCCAGACAAGAAGATTCTCAAGAGTTTCTAAGTTTTGTCATGGATCAAATGCATGATGAGTTACTCAAGCTTGAAGGTGTTTCAAACACAAATGGTGGTAAATCATCATTGGTTTCAGCTGCAGAAGATGATGACTGGGAGACTGTTGGACCAAAGAACAAATCTGCAGTTACAAGAACACAGAGCTTCATTCCATCTGAACTGAGTGCAGTTTTTGGGGGACAGTTGAGAAGTGTTGTGAAAGCAAGAGGTAGTCCTATTTATCTTTTTGGGTGCATCATTGCATCGTCATTAGTATATTTTGTGGTTCTTCAGCTGACTTTGTTGAGTATGTTTTATATACCACATAACTAATCCATGGACCTTTAATAACTGTTGTACTGTAATATTTTCTTGACTTTCTAACAAAAAGAATGAATGGTAGTTATGTTATGAATATCTATAATATATGGTTCTAAGCCAAAGTAAACGTCACTCGGTCATTCTTGGTTTCTGCTGCTACTTTTATCTCACTCAGTCTTGACATCCTTTTGTTTGGGGTTTCTTGCCCTCTTTAAAATTTTTCTGACATAAAAAGAAGTTGCTGACTATTTCGCATGTATCTTCTGTagtctagttttttttttgattttttggcttcaatgcccaaaaaaagaaagcccTCTTGGAAAATATCTAATATAAGAATAAATTCGAAAGAGAATTTAAGCTCAATTTGAATCTTCAGGACTGTAACTGCCAGGAATTAGGTCAGTTTTATATTGAATTAGGGGAAGTGGATCAGCATCATGGATTTGGGGCTTTTATCTCCAGATCCAACTCCCATGATCATACGAATTGAATCCTCCATGATCAGAAATAAACTTGAAAGGTATGTTAGTAGTCAGTTATTCGAATCTAATGTCTGATTTTTAAGCATCCTCTAACCATCCccccagaaaaaagaaaacatcaaGCATCTATCCTAAGTCATGGGAATTGATACCCTAATCATCTGAAATGCTGCTTAAGGAAAATGGAGTATTAGGCCTTCGATATTTTTAATCTTATTGCATGTTTCTTGTTTCTGGTGTAGGTAACAAGGCCTCTGCCACTGTTCAGCCATTCCTCTTGCTCCATGTTGATATTTTTCCAGAAGCTGTTCATACTATAGAGGATGCACTACGTCTATTTTCTGCCCCAGAAACACTTGAGGGGTACCGAACATCTGGAGCCGGAAAGGTACTTTTCAGATTGGGGGCCCTCTATGTCAGCTATATAATGCAGGCCTGAGTCTAGGTCAAGTCTATTTGTTTGTATTGGGTTCTTCCCCTAACAATagttggattttcaaaaatttaaatCTAACCTGCAAACAGGGGTTTCTATTGCCTCCCCATAGGGCCAAGAGCCTATCAGGTGGAAACTCCACACATGGTGACATGGATATGGGAAATTGTGGTGACTGATGAACATATAAAGACCTTCTGGCAGCAAATTCATCTGCCACATGGAAATGCTCTGTCATCCATACTCTTTTGCTATTGGGCTGGACTGGCTGACTTGTTGGATGCTTATTTTTGGACTAGGTTAATGCCAACCCAATCCATCTTGAAAAGCTAGCATACATTTAGTTCTCAACGCAAGGATTACCCAGGTCATCAGGTCATATGACGGGGTTGGATGAGGTTGAGCAAAGTTGAGTGAAATTCTATGTGAACACCATATGCACATTTAGTGCATGACTTCCTTCAATAAGATCTTTTCAGTTTTTGTAGGAATGATTCTAATAAGTCTCGCTTTAGGAGATGCGGTGACAGAAACGAAAACTATTTTATAACAGCATTGGGAGAGGAGATTTTTTATTCGTGTTAGCTATTGTCAACTTGTCATCTTTCCATTTTGCCACAGAAATAAACTTGAAAGGTATGTTAGTAGTCAGTTATGGGTCACATTTCATATCCCGAGGACTCAAGCTTAATACAACCTGGTTTAAAATGGATTAGACTTTTCCAATCTTAACCGAATCAAATACAATTTAGGTCAATCTGGTTCAGGTTCTGCCTGATCCAGGTGTCCTGGACTCCGGATTTTGGAGTTTTACAGAAGGGAAATTTCTAGGGGACACTAGAGTCACCATCTAGAGGACCCCCACTTCATGGAATCAAAAGTTCTTGAAACGAAGGCAATGAAATAGAAGGGTTCCActtaatccaaaaaaagaaatagaagggtTCCACTGGATACCATGTGATGCAAGTGCATTGGGGTGTCCTCTAGATTGCTGACCCTGGGGTCCTCCTAGCATTGCTCTTTACAAAATTGGTATCATCATGTTCctgcttttcttctctcttttcactCATGGTCTAATTAACCTTGTTTGACTGGAAGCTGTTTCTAACCCAAGTGAAGAGAATTAAGGCTTGTATGTAAACAAGCTCCATTAGTTGCAACTCAATAGCTGTTTCCAAGatcctccccctctcccccccccctctcaccCCCATACGGAAAAGAGCATTGGTTTAAGAGTGCTTTGGGCCCCGCTGTTAGAAGTTAGTCATTGCATTCCTCGTGTTCTTGGTCAGCTTTTTCTCTTGCATGTATGCCTTTCCTATTTCTTCACTTGTCGAAACGTAACTACAGAAAAATAAGTTTCAGCCTTTTTGATGATCTGCAAAATGGACACTTGCAGGCTGGAGTCGTGAGTGCTAGTAAATCTGTGAAGATACAGGCTCTTTCAAGGATTATGATATTGCACTTGATGCGTTTTAGCTATGGAAGTCAAGGAAGCACCAAAGTACATAAGCCTGTGCACTTTCCTCTTGAACTGATTTTGGGCCGCGAATTGCTTGTTTCTCCAACTACTGAGGTGAGTCTCAACTACATCTTTGACTATTCCTGTTATTTCTGATCAACTTGACTTCACATTTTCAGCCTTCCTTCACAAAAGTCCTCTTCCATTAAAGTCAGTTCTGTTTTATCTATCAGTTTATAGAAGTTATTTTACTTCTTCCTGCTCTGGATCCAAATGTTGATTTATCTTTACAAAGAATCAAATTTCTAGGCTAACTCAGAGATTGTTGGGCCTGAAATTTGGCGCCATAAATTGTTCATATTCATCTCACGATTCAACTTATGCTTTTCGATTCAACAGAAGCCATCTGTCTACAGGAACTGGTTCTATGGGACTCGCCTCAAATCACACTATTCTCATTGAATATTTTGCCTGTTGTGGTTGATTCCCTGAAGGCCcattccttatttatttattttttgtgtatCCTCAAATGAGTTGCCATGTTTGTGACCACCTAATTTCTCGTGTAGCCCACCAATTCATGATGTCAGTTCGGTATAGGCATGGAAAAGAAGTTCCATCTGACTCTTATCTCATGCTTTGTTTGTCTAGGGTCGAAAATATGAGCTTGTTGCTACTATTACTCATCATGGAAGGGAGCCCTCAAAGGGGCATTATACTGCTGATACCCGCTACTCTGAAGGCAAATGGCTGAGATATGATGATGCATCCGTTACTGTAGTGAGCACAAGCAAGGTACTGCATGACCAGGCTTATGTTCTCTTCTACAAACAAGTAGAGGTATGTAGGTAGGAGGTTTTGCCTGAATCAAACCTTGTAAAGAATAGTAAATCATATTTATGAATTTATGGAATGGGTGGGAGTGGTTTGGCTCTAGTTGGTCAGGACACTGTCCATGCtgttatatataaaaattggaTAGAGGCTTGCAAGGCTCCTTTTGGAGTAGGCTATAGATAAATGTAACAATTCTTCCACCTTGTCAGTGAGGACATGTAATTTTTATCATCTCTTTGTTAAGTTACTAGAAATCTATGAATTTTGTTTGTTCCCTTTCCTTGAACAAATCATGTTGTGAGGTTGTCTCgtaaatttttttggggaattGCTCAAGTTTTATGGAGTATTAATGCATTTCCAATAGACATTTTGCCTAGTTGTTTAAGATCCAAAACCATTTTTATGGTTATTATTCCTTTTGGAAGTGGAGTTGCTGGCAAGAAGGGCTAGTTGGCATTACATGCATAGCATTTGTGCTTTGTAACTACATTGTGGCAGTAGGGAATGCATTAACTACATTTCCAATGCTTTGTAACAATTTGTTGGTGATTGCTTTGAGATAACAATATTGCAGCTGTTAGCTTTTTTGTGGTCCCTAAATGTAAATTAACTATTCCTTTTCTTCCTAATGGAGTTATTTGTTGTTGTTTCTGTAAATTATTGCAACATggaaaacagtttttttttttttttttggcaatatgGAGATGGGTCCCTACTATGGAGAGTGAAGCAGTTACATTAAACTATCTTTTTATCTACCCACTTAAATTGTTAGAGTTAAAATAGAGGGGTAGAATGCAGGGAGTGAGTGGAGCATTGATTACAATACTGCTGTATCAAGACGAGAAAGCAGGTTTTGGATGGAGAGGAGAATGGGTGTTGGCCTTGATGGGCTTCTATGCTCATGGCTTCCACCACCATGATCACCACTTGCTAGTTTCTCAATCCTTTGCTAAAAATGAAGAGAACTTTATATCATGAACAAACCTGAACAAAGAGCTGTACTCagaagttcaaaaaaaaaaaaaaaaaaaaaaaaaaaaaaaaaaaagtcttctgCAATTTTTTGAGGAGGCAGaactcttcttcaacctttcCAGCATGGGCGGCAGTGGAACCGGAACCGGAGCGTTGCGCTTGGGAGAAGCAAGCATCCCCCCAAAATGAATCTACTTATGAAGAAAATACCCAATTGGTAATTTCAATTCAAAAGTGAGTAACATTTTATAGCAATGGGTTGGTAGGGTTTGGTAATGGTACCCTTACACATCAAGAGATTTAGAGGGCATTTACCCTTTAACCTTATCCTCCAAGGTAATGCCTTGCCCCCATGTAAGGGTGGAAttgttaaacccgtgcccaaaaatatgggctaatttgaatttttgttgaaggtcTGGAATCCGAGGTtaaagctaccagtacactgtGGTGCATTGATTCCATGGTTGAATCTAATGAGGAATCCCCGTTGGTGAGAatctacataccattaagaaggcaaacaccaactccttgtaacTATAcagttcaccaccaaatgtacagcctaaggtaagtaccatcccttgatttctAAGGTCCTACCCGAGTACATGATATATTTGGCCTTTGAAACATTTAGAGAAGGT is a genomic window of Telopea speciosissima isolate NSW1024214 ecotype Mountain lineage unplaced genomic scaffold, Tspe_v1 Tspe_v1.0052, whole genome shotgun sequence containing:
- the LOC122647455 gene encoding ubiquitin carboxyl-terminal hydrolase 24; translation: LASKEVLQKTINGPAAPVRNLLPRGLINSGNLCFLNATLQALLSCSPFVQFLQELRTRDIPKIGFPTLSAFVEFISDFDMPSDSSMKKKDMVVLETGRPFSPMMFEPILKNFTPDVPNSISGRPRQEDSQEFLSFVMDQMHDELLKLEGVSNTNGGKSSLVSAAEDDDWETVGPKNKSAVTRTQSFIPSELSAVFGGQLRSVVKARGNKASATVQPFLLLHVDIFPEAVHTIEDALRLFSAPETLEGYRTSGAGKAGVVSASKSVKIQALSRIMILHLMRFSYGSQGSTKVHKPVHFPLELILGRELLVSPTTEGRKYELVATITHHGREPSKGHYTADTRYSEGKWLRYDDASVTVVSTSKVLHDQAYVLFYKQVEVCR